ACTGGCGAAACCAAAGAGTGCCTTAAGGCACAGCAGGTACCATGCCCTTATAGGGCTAACGAAAAACCACCAGCTAAGCTGGTGGATATTTATTGCACATTATCAAATCATTTTACATCTCTGAATTCATTGTAAGGTAAAATGGTTAAAAAACGGGTACAGGTGTAGACGATAACACTTCGGTTATGGTAATGGAGATTTTTTTGAACCAATAAAAGAAGAAGATTTGCTTTGTATAATATTGATTTGTCTGATAATATATGGATAATATCTATGATAAAATTATCGAAAATGAATGATTGGAGTGACATTATTCATGTATAGTGATATTAATGAAGAATTGCAAAAGGCCCATGAGGGAATGCTGTATCATCGAAAGCTAGTATCCAAGTTAGAGGATTTAAAGGCTCAAAAAAGTGCTCTGGTAAAGAAAGTGGAAGAGTTGATGAAGCAGGTTGAGAAAGAGGACTTGGATGTAAAAAATTTAGAGGGTAAAAGTATAAGCCATATCTTTTATACTATTTTAGGAAATTTGGATGAAAAATTAGAGAAAGAGCGAGAAGAAGCTCTTGCTGCGCGATTAAAATATGACCAGGCTTGTATGGATTTAAGGAATGTAGAGGACAATATTGCACGTTTAGAATTAGAAGAGGCTAAAAATAGAGATTGGAAAGCAATTTACCAAAAAATTTATAATGAGAAGAAGGAGCAGTTAATCAGATCTGCTTCAAAGACAGGAGAAGAGATTCTAAATCTTTCGCAGCAAATAACAGCTCTTAGAAATTACGGAAGAGAACTTAAAGAAGCCATTGACGCAGGTGAAGATGTGTTTACCCATTTAGAAGCAGCATCAAAAAGTCTTAATAGTGCTGAAGGCTGGGGAGCATGGGATCTCATGGGAGGAGGATTTTTTTCAGATTTGGCGAAGCATTCTCACATTGATGAAGCAAAGGTCGAAGTATCGAAGGCACAAGTAAAGTTATCCCGTTTTCGTAGTGAATTGGCTGATATAAAAGTAATAAGTAATCTTTCTATTGAGATATCAGATTTTGAAAAATTTGCGGATTTCTTTTTCGATGGATTATTTGCTGATTGGCATATGCAGTCTAAAATAAAAGATTCTTTGGAGAGCGTGGAAAGAACCAAAAATCAAGTAAATCATGTCCTAAAAAAGTTAAAATCCATGGAGAAAGAAAACATGGATAGAATAAATCTACTTAATGAGGAAATTAATCGCTTAATCACCAATGCTTAAAAAGAAACATATAGCTAACACCCATTCTGATTTCTTTAGATCACTTTTGCATTCATAATAAGCATACGCAATATCTTTATGATTTAGTTACTGCCCCCTAATCCTAAAAAAGGAATAGAAACAGAATTGATAAAGAAGAAATTAAACATTCCGAAATGAGTTCATATGTAATTCTATATCACAAAGAGAAAGGGATTGATGGAACATATTTATTTCTAAGCAAATATGAGGTTGGCGAATCAATTTTATCCATGATATAATTAGGAAAAAATTTCGAAAGGAGTAAGTTTCCGTATGAGAAACAGATATATTAGAGCTCAGTAATCTGAGCTTATAGAAATTGATTATAATGTAAGCTGTAAGCTCAGATGAATCCTTGAAAGCTAATTAACCAGACAACTAATTAACTTAGGAGGATTATCATGAGCTATTTGCGAGCAGAAGATGTTCTGCCCATTGAAGTGCTTACTCTCGTTCAAAAATATGTTTCCGGAGAGTCTATTTATATCCCGGCCAAGGGAAAGAAAAAATGGGGAGACAGCACCAATACGAGAGAAATTCTTGAATGCAGAAATCAAGATATTATCAGAAAATATCAAAATGGTATGTCCATAAAGGATTTATCCAAAGAATATTTTTTGACTGAAAAAAGCATCCAAAGAATTATCAGAAATCAAAAATGCTCTGATACTCCTGAAAGCAGGGTATCAGATGAAATACTTTAATACAATAAAAGTTTACCATCGATGCGGAGGCTGCGGAAAGAAGAGACAGTTTGTAAATACAGGGAAATTCAGAATCAATGCAAATGGTAAAAATGTGGATATATGGCTGATTTATCAATGTGTGAAATGCAAACATTCCTGGAATCTGGTGATTTATAAGAGGAAGAAGGCGAGCAGCATATCGATGGAAGAGTATCAGTTGTTCCTTGAGAATGACGAAGAATTGGCTTATCGTTATGGCAATGACATGGCTTTTTTGAAAAGGAATAATGCCGAATTTAAGTGAATGAGACAATAGCCTGACTTGATTAAGTTGGGCTATTTTATTGTATAGGAAATTCCTCCGGATTTCCTATACAATAAAAGCCCTCCGGGCAGGATGCGCACTCGCTTGTGTTGTATTTTATCGGTTTTGCCGACTATGTTCGGTGCGAGAGTTTTGAGGGCGAAACTTTTTCTTGCTTGAAAAAATTGAGTTACTTTACAATTGAAATTTGTATGAAAGCAGAGAGAGCCTTTGACGTGCTTATTCGGTAAGGGAAAATAATCCAATTTGCTGTATATAATTTACATACATATGCCGAAAAAGTATGTAGACGGCATTTTTATATGCTGAAGCGAAAACTAAATAAGTCGTTAAAGGGGATGAAAGAATACCAATGAATATTAATACGAATTACAGTCAGTTTTACAAAGGAACAGAATCCATACGTACTTATGGCTCTGGGGCCAATAAGGATACTCTTCTTGTAAGATATGAGTTTAACACCAGAGACGCACAGGGAAACAAGATTATGGATAAAATGTCCGTAGAAGAAACCTTAAAGGCAATAAAAGATATTGCATCACAGTACGGAGACAATGTAATTGTAGAGTTCTCGGGGGATGGGCTGGCAGCATTAGCCAAAAGTAGAAAAGGTATGCTTCCGGAACTTTCGGAGGGACAGCGAATCGTAAATGCTGAACGAGAAGCAGCATTGCAGAAAGAGATACAGCATTTTGAATTAAAGCCCATAATTATGCCGGAGTATTCAGGTCTATATGAGGCTGACAAAGCAATCGCCATTGCACTTGAAAATTGTAGTGAAGAAGAAAAAGGATTTGTTTACGATATCATTCGATATAACTTCCTTGTTGAAAATACTGGGGATATGACAGAAGAAGAGAGACTTGCCAATATTTCGCTTGGGATGAAAAAGGCAGAATATGCTGCCCATCATTTTATCTCAGAAGATCATAAAAAAGCATTCCTTAATGCTATGCAGACCATTGCTAAACTTGCTACTGCAGGCAAATCAGATGCTAATGGAAATATGAATTATGGTGTTCATAAGCCTAAATATTTAGGGCATGGCAGTGGATTGGTGGCAACTACCAATACACTGGATATGATGAAAACAATGGATCCCAAGGCATACGAAGAGTATGAAAGAATCGCTGCCCAGAGCAGCGAAGAAGACAGACCGCTCGTCAGATTAAAATATATTATGAATTGGTATCAGAATTTAATAAAGAAAAATCCTGGTGTGATCAGTGAATATGAGAAAATATCCAAAAACTACGTAGAGCAAAATGTAAAAAATCAGAGACTGGATGAGACTTTTGCAGATATTAAGACAGACAGTAAGTCAGCATTTCTTGAGAGTCTTAAAGCTTTCCAGGAAAAGAATCCGTTATTTTTATCCAAAATACTTAGCAGAGAGATTTCATTAGCTTTCTGGATCAACAATTAATAGTATTGCCAGTTCCTAAGAGCTTTTTTGGACGTTAATGAAGTGCTTAACGGAGCTTCAATAATGCAGGATATTACAATCCTTAATTTAGATTGCAGTCATATTAAGTGTATGATATAATCTGAAAAGATTATAAAGAAAGGAGCGCACACCTTATGAAGTGGAAAACGGTTAATATTATGTTAATAAGTGGATGCTATTTCCCCTTTTACGGGGATAGTGCGCTCTTTTTTAGACAATATTAGCTCTAAAGAGTCCGCTGTCTCCTATTCAACTTACTTATTATAATATGAATAGGAGATTTTTTATGTCTAAAATTAAAATTCAACTTATAAAATTGTATTCATTGACTACCCTTGAATCTTTATCCCTTGGAGGAGCCTCCTGGGTTGCTTTGCTTGCTGCCCGCGGCTATTCAATAGCTAAAATCGGAGTAATAGAAGCCATATTTCATTGTGTGAGTTTGTGTGGGGAGATTCCATCTGGACTTGCAGCGGATGTATTAGGACGCAAGAGAACAATGATAGCCAGTAGAGTGATGTCAGTTCTTTCGGCCATTGCAATGATCTTTTCCGATTCTTTCTGGGGAATCGCTGTTGCGGTAGGGATGAATGCTCTAAGTTATAATATGGCATCGGGGACAAGAGAAGCCTTAGCATATGATTCGCTGAAAAAATATAATAAGGAAGCAGATTATAATAAATTTGCTTCAACAGAAATGATGATTTATAGAATTGGATCAGGGCTCTCCACTTTATTTGCAGGAGTGGCTCTTTACCTTGGATATAAAAAGGCGTATAGTATTGATATTTCCATTGGATGTCTTAGTATTCTGGTGGCTCTATTATTAATGGATGTAACGGCTTATGATGCATATAAGAATGAAAGTGTAACGAAAAGATTTAAAGATTGCATTGTAAGCAGTGTTTGCTTCCTGAAGAAAAATCCTAAGGCGATTATGTTAATAGCAATTAATTCTTTAACAGGTGCTATAGCAACTCTTCTTTTGTTCTTTTTACAGGCAAAACTTCCAATATTAGGACTGCATCCTAATTGGCTGGGACCAGCTTTATTTATCATGCAATTAGGTGCGGCTTTAGGTGCGAAACTTGTACAGTATTTTTCCAGGACAAGATTTATAAAAATAATAGCAATCAGTATCACAGGTATTATTTTTGCGCTGGCTTCGTTGCTCTTTAAAAATCCTTATCTTACAATTATTGGAGGATTTATTGCTGCATTCTCAGATGATTTTATGCAAGTAAGAGCGGATATTATACTGAATGATATGATTCCGTCTGAGCAAAGAGCAACTCTTGTATCTGTCTGCTCATTTGCTTTTTCTGTTGTTATGATCATACTTTCACCTCTTATGGGAATGCTGCTGGACATAATATAGAAGATAAGTATATTCATTTAATGAAAGACTTACTGGTACATTCCTAAAACATTTAAAACCATTGACCTTTTTCCATAAAACTCAAAAGCATCCAAAACGGTTGGCAGACGATCTGTCGGCCGTTTTTTATTTCATCCTGTGGGTAAAAGTTTTTTCAGACATTGTAACTTTATCTCTATCTTTATTTATTATCAATGAAACTGCTATATACCTGACTATATGAATGCTTCTTTGGTAGCTATCAATGTGCTGTTTCTTCTTGCTAACAGTGGTTATAATTCCATTATTTCGTGATTTTAACAAGAATAATAAAAATTGTAGATATATTATTGACAAACAAAGTTCTATATAGTACTATTCTATATAGAATAATACTATATAGGAGGTGATTGTAACGAAGACTTATGGAGGTTTCCTTTTGTCGCAGATTCGGCATCTTAGCGGACGAGTATTTGAAAAGCTATTAAAGGAAAGCGGTGTTGACATTTTCAATGGTGCGCAGGGGCGTATACTTTATGTGCTGTGGGAGCATGGCCAGTTGACAATCACAGAGATCGGAAAGCTTACCTCATTGGCTAAAACGACGCTTACCAGTATGCTCGATCGTATGGAAGCAAATGGGTTGATTGAAAGAATACCAGACAAAAGAAACCGCAGACAGACATTTATATCGGTGACGGAAAAAGCAAACCAATATCGTGAAAAATATGACTCTATATCGGACAAAATGAACGAAATATTCTATCATGGCTTCACAGAAGATGAAATGATCTGTTTTGAGAATCAACTCAGAAGAATCATTAAAAATCTTGAAAAAGAAGGAGAATAAGAATATGGGAAAAATATCTATCGGTCCGGAGAATAATTTTTGCCCACAAACATTGTTTTTATATGGTACATATAAAGAGGATGGAACACCGAACTTTGGTTTGTTCTGCTGGTTCAGTTATTGCAGAGATGGCGAACTGGGGGTTATGGCTTGTATTGGAGGCGAAAAATTAACAAAAGATCGTATACGGGAAAGCAAAGTATTTTCTGCTAACCTTGTCACCGAATCTCTGCTGGAATTTGCGGACTATTTAGGCAATACAGAAGGACACAAGAGCGGGAAAATGGATATTCCGATTGAAATCGAACGAGGTGCAGTATTGAATGTTCCAGTATTAAAGAAAAGTCCGTGGGTATTTGAGCTTGAAGTTAAACACTCCATACCATTGAATGACGGTGAGGTTTTTTTATGTAAAATCCGCAATACAATAGTAGACAAAGCACTTAAAGATCCTTCGATCAGTGTTGATGAACGGTTGCGTATGGCTGCTCCTGTAATGTGGATTGGAGAGGGGCAATATTATACCCTTAACTACAAAACTTTGGGAAAAACCGGAGATTGGAAAGACTTAAATTTCACGAAATAGCATGGGGTTTTAAAAGAGGCCTTAAACATCAATATCATCAATTCGA
This portion of the Defluviitalea raffinosedens genome encodes:
- a CDS encoding flavin reductase family protein, whose translation is MGKISIGPENNFCPQTLFLYGTYKEDGTPNFGLFCWFSYCRDGELGVMACIGGEKLTKDRIRESKVFSANLVTESLLEFADYLGNTEGHKSGKMDIPIEIERGAVLNVPVLKKSPWVFELEVKHSIPLNDGEVFLCKIRNTIVDKALKDPSISVDERLRMAAPVMWIGEGQYYTLNYKTLGKTGDWKDLNFTK
- a CDS encoding CD3324 family protein — its product is MSYLRAEDVLPIEVLTLVQKYVSGESIYIPAKGKKKWGDSTNTREILECRNQDIIRKYQNGMSIKDLSKEYFLTEKSIQRIIRNQKCSDTPESRVSDEIL
- a CDS encoding DUF1062 domain-containing protein — protein: MKYFNTIKVYHRCGGCGKKRQFVNTGKFRINANGKNVDIWLIYQCVKCKHSWNLVIYKRKKASSISMEEYQLFLENDEELAYRYGNDMAFLKRNNAEFK
- a CDS encoding MFS transporter; protein product: MSKIKIQLIKLYSLTTLESLSLGGASWVALLAARGYSIAKIGVIEAIFHCVSLCGEIPSGLAADVLGRKRTMIASRVMSVLSAIAMIFSDSFWGIAVAVGMNALSYNMASGTREALAYDSLKKYNKEADYNKFASTEMMIYRIGSGLSTLFAGVALYLGYKKAYSIDISIGCLSILVALLLMDVTAYDAYKNESVTKRFKDCIVSSVCFLKKNPKAIMLIAINSLTGAIATLLLFFLQAKLPILGLHPNWLGPALFIMQLGAALGAKLVQYFSRTRFIKIIAISITGIIFALASLLFKNPYLTIIGGFIAAFSDDFMQVRADIILNDMIPSEQRATLVSVCSFAFSVVMIILSPLMGMLLDII
- a CDS encoding MarR family transcriptional regulator, yielding MSQIRHLSGRVFEKLLKESGVDIFNGAQGRILYVLWEHGQLTITEIGKLTSLAKTTLTSMLDRMEANGLIERIPDKRNRRQTFISVTEKANQYREKYDSISDKMNEIFYHGFTEDEMICFENQLRRIIKNLEKEGE